In Nonomuraea muscovyensis, one genomic interval encodes:
- the aceB gene encoding malate synthase A — protein MEITGPILDRFDEILTPEALGFVAALQREFGARRLELLELRQAKQAELSAGGLFDFLPETKGVREAEWSVAAPAPGLEDRRVEITGPVDRKMTINALNSGAKVWLADFEDANSPLWVNCVAGHLNLRDALDRTIDFESGGKAYALRPDEELATVVVRPRGWHLDEKHARVDGRPVSGSLFDFGLYFFHCAQRQIDKGKGPYFYLPKLESHLEARLWNDVFVRAQELLGIPRGTIRATVLIETYPAAFEMEEILYELREHSAGLNAGRWDYLFSVIKKFRTRGREFLLPERNAVTMTAPFMRAYTELLVRTCHKRGAHAIGGMAAFIPSRRDPEVNAVALEKVRADKTRESGDGFDGSWVAHPDLVPICREVFDGVLGDKPHQIDRKREDVSVSAADLLAVSQTPGEITEAGLRGNVDVALRYLAAWMGGLGAVAIHNLMEDAATAEISRSQIWQWIHNDITLADTGSQVTKELVERIIGEELAKIAAEPGHDEELYAQATALFKEVALDDDFAEFLTLPAYARMP, from the coding sequence ATGGAGATCACCGGCCCGATCCTCGACCGGTTCGACGAGATCCTCACCCCGGAGGCGCTCGGCTTCGTGGCGGCGCTCCAGCGCGAGTTCGGCGCCCGGCGCCTGGAGCTCCTGGAGCTCCGCCAGGCGAAGCAGGCGGAGCTGTCCGCCGGAGGCCTGTTCGACTTCCTGCCCGAGACCAAGGGCGTCCGCGAGGCCGAATGGAGCGTCGCCGCGCCCGCCCCCGGCCTGGAGGACCGGCGTGTCGAGATCACCGGTCCGGTGGACCGCAAGATGACCATCAACGCGCTCAACTCCGGCGCCAAGGTCTGGCTGGCCGACTTCGAGGACGCCAACTCCCCTCTCTGGGTCAACTGCGTCGCCGGCCACCTCAACCTGCGCGACGCGCTCGACCGGACCATCGACTTCGAGTCGGGCGGCAAGGCGTACGCGCTGCGCCCCGACGAGGAGCTGGCCACCGTCGTGGTGCGCCCGCGCGGCTGGCACCTGGACGAGAAGCACGCCAGGGTGGACGGCCGGCCCGTCTCCGGCTCGCTGTTCGACTTCGGCCTCTACTTCTTCCACTGCGCGCAGCGGCAGATCGACAAGGGCAAGGGCCCCTACTTCTACCTGCCGAAGCTGGAGTCCCACCTGGAGGCGCGGCTGTGGAACGACGTGTTCGTCCGCGCCCAGGAACTGCTCGGCATCCCGCGGGGGACGATCCGGGCGACCGTCCTCATCGAGACGTACCCGGCCGCCTTCGAGATGGAGGAGATCCTCTACGAGCTGCGCGAGCACTCCGCCGGGCTCAACGCGGGCCGCTGGGACTACCTGTTCAGCGTGATCAAGAAGTTCCGGACCCGGGGCCGGGAGTTCCTGCTGCCGGAGCGCAACGCGGTGACGATGACCGCGCCGTTCATGCGCGCCTACACCGAGCTGCTGGTGCGCACCTGCCACAAGCGCGGCGCGCACGCCATCGGCGGCATGGCCGCGTTCATCCCGTCGCGCCGCGACCCCGAGGTCAACGCCGTCGCCCTGGAGAAGGTCCGCGCCGACAAGACCCGCGAGTCCGGCGACGGCTTCGACGGCTCCTGGGTGGCGCACCCCGACCTGGTGCCGATCTGCCGCGAGGTGTTCGACGGGGTGCTCGGCGACAAGCCCCACCAGATCGACCGCAAGCGCGAGGACGTCAGCGTCTCGGCCGCCGACCTGCTGGCGGTGTCGCAGACGCCCGGCGAGATCACCGAGGCGGGGCTGCGCGGCAACGTGGACGTGGCGCTGCGCTACCTGGCCGCCTGGATGGGCGGGCTGGGCGCGGTGGCCATCCACAATCTCATGGAGGACGCGGCCACGGCCGAGATCTCCCGCTCGCAGATCTGGCAGTGGATCCACAACGACATCACGCTCGCCGACACCGGGAGCCAGGTGACGAAGGAGCTCGTCGAGCGGATCATCGGCGAGGAACTTGCCAAGATCGCCGCCGAGCCGGGCCACGACGAGGAGCTGTACGCTCAGGCCACGGCTCTGTTCAAGGAGGTCGCGCTGGACGACGATTTCGCCGAGTTCCTCACGCTCCCCGCGTACGCGCGCATGCCGTAG
- a CDS encoding DUF4097 family beta strand repeat-containing protein, whose product MKRIAIAGGLLASAALLTGCGLQGLAGPTNQDTATYDVTDKVTALRVEPGSGDAVISEYDGRAVHVTETLGWRGTKPEAEHVVEGDTLRLSYTCHDGPSCHVNYRIQVPKGLTVDVESGSGDVTLRSLSGTVKLSMGSGDVDGNGLTGKRLTADLGSGSMELKYAAAPDDARLETGSGDIMLRVPDGSYAVTTDMGSGDESISVKRDNASPHKMTIKAGSGDVSVLPG is encoded by the coding sequence ATGAAGAGGATCGCGATCGCGGGCGGGCTGCTGGCGTCGGCCGCACTGCTGACGGGCTGCGGGCTGCAGGGCCTGGCCGGGCCCACCAACCAGGACACCGCCACCTACGACGTCACCGACAAGGTGACCGCGCTGCGCGTCGAGCCCGGCTCCGGCGACGCCGTGATCAGCGAGTACGACGGGAGGGCCGTCCACGTCACCGAGACGCTCGGCTGGCGCGGGACCAAGCCCGAGGCCGAGCACGTCGTCGAGGGCGACACCCTGCGGCTGAGCTACACCTGCCACGACGGGCCGAGCTGCCACGTCAACTACAGGATCCAGGTGCCCAAGGGGCTGACGGTGGACGTCGAGAGCGGTTCGGGCGACGTCACGCTGCGGTCGCTGTCGGGCACCGTCAAGCTCTCCATGGGGTCCGGCGACGTGGACGGCAACGGGCTGACGGGCAAGCGGCTGACCGCGGACCTCGGGTCGGGCAGCATGGAGCTGAAGTACGCCGCCGCGCCCGACGACGCCCGGCTCGAGACCGGCTCCGGTGACATCATGCTGCGCGTGCCCGACGGCTCCTACGCCGTGACCACCGACATGGGGTCGGGCGACGAGAGCATCTCGGTCAAGCGCGACAACGCCTCGCCGCACAAGATGACCATCAAGGCCGGCTCCGGTGACGTGAGCGTGCTGCCGGGATAA
- the hflX gene encoding GTPase HflX: MHEYSALDEFETGDMDLEERQALRRVAGLSTELQDVSEVEYRQLRLERVVLVGVWTSGTAVDAENSLLELKLLAETAGSEVLEGLIQRRQKPDPATYIGSGKALELRDVVESTGADTVICDGELTPGQLRQLEDTVKVKVIDRTALILDIFAQHAKSREGKAQVELAQLQYFLPRLRGWGGNLSRQVGGRAAGGVGIGGRGPGETKIELDRRRIRERMAKLRRQISGMSTSRETMRQRRSQREVPAVAIAGYTNAGKSSLLNRVTGAGVLVEDALFATLDPTVRKARTPEGRLFTIADTVGFVRHLPHQLVEAFRSTLEEVADADLILHVVDGSHPDPEGQLAAVREVFADIEGATDVPEIVVINKADAADQDVLDRIARAERDSIVVSARTGAGIDELMALVERRLPRLDHEVTLLVPYDRGDLISRAHKEGEVLSVDHVEDGTVLHARVLPSLFHELERVGKPVERVS, translated from the coding sequence ATGCACGAATACTCCGCGCTCGACGAGTTCGAGACCGGCGACATGGATCTTGAGGAGCGCCAGGCGCTGCGCCGCGTGGCCGGCCTGTCCACGGAGCTCCAGGACGTCTCCGAGGTCGAATACCGGCAGCTGCGGCTCGAGCGGGTGGTCCTGGTGGGCGTCTGGACCTCCGGCACGGCCGTCGACGCCGAAAACTCACTCCTCGAGCTGAAGCTCCTGGCCGAGACCGCCGGATCCGAGGTCCTCGAGGGTCTCATCCAGCGCCGCCAGAAGCCCGACCCCGCCACCTACATCGGCTCGGGCAAGGCGCTCGAGCTGCGCGACGTGGTCGAGTCGACCGGCGCCGACACCGTGATCTGCGACGGTGAGCTGACCCCCGGCCAGCTCCGCCAGCTCGAGGACACGGTCAAGGTGAAGGTCATCGACCGCACCGCGCTGATCCTCGACATCTTCGCCCAGCACGCCAAGAGCCGCGAGGGCAAGGCCCAGGTCGAGCTGGCCCAGCTCCAGTACTTCCTGCCGCGTCTGCGCGGCTGGGGCGGCAACCTGTCCCGGCAGGTCGGCGGTCGCGCCGCCGGCGGCGTCGGCATCGGCGGCCGCGGCCCCGGTGAGACCAAGATCGAGCTGGACCGCCGCCGCATCCGCGAGCGGATGGCCAAGCTGCGGCGCCAGATCAGCGGCATGTCCACCTCGCGCGAGACCATGCGCCAGCGGCGCTCCCAGCGCGAGGTCCCGGCGGTCGCCATCGCCGGCTACACCAACGCCGGCAAGTCCTCGCTGCTCAACCGCGTCACCGGCGCGGGCGTGCTGGTGGAGGACGCGCTGTTCGCCACCCTCGACCCGACGGTGCGCAAGGCGCGCACCCCCGAGGGCAGGCTGTTCACGATCGCCGACACCGTCGGGTTCGTCCGCCACCTGCCCCACCAGCTCGTCGAGGCGTTCCGCTCCACGCTGGAGGAGGTCGCCGACGCCGACCTGATCCTGCACGTGGTCGACGGCTCGCACCCCGACCCCGAGGGACAGCTGGCCGCCGTGCGCGAGGTGTTCGCCGACATCGAGGGCGCGACGGACGTGCCCGAGATCGTGGTGATCAACAAGGCCGACGCCGCCGATCAGGACGTGCTCGACCGCATCGCGCGCGCCGAGCGTGACAGCATCGTCGTCTCGGCCCGCACCGGCGCCGGCATCGACGAGCTCATGGCGCTCGTCGAGCGCCGCCTGCCCAGGCTTGACCACGAGGTCACGCTGCTCGTGCCGTACGACAGGGGAGACCTGATCTCCCGGGCCCACAAGGAGGGCGAGGTGCTCTCGGTGGACCACGTCGAGGACGGCACCGTGCTGCACGCCCGCGTGCTGCCCAGCCTCTTCCACGAGCTGGAGCGGGTCGGCAAGCCCGTCGAACGGGTCTCTTGA